DNA sequence from the Pseudomonas tritici genome:
GGTCAATCATCAGGAGAAAGTGCATGTCATCGTTTCAAGGTATCTGGGTCCCCGTGGTCACGCCGTTCCATGACGGTGCCATCGACTTTATCGGCCTGCGCCGGCTGGTCAGCCACCTGCTGGAAAAGCACGTGGCCGGGATCATGGTATGCACCACCACCGGGGAAGCCGCATCGCTGAGCCGCCAGGAACAACTCGCGGTGCTGGATGCGGTGTTGCAGTTGGTCCCGGCGCACCGCGTGGTGATGGGCCTCGCGGGCAACAACCAGATTGAATTGCTGCACTTCCAGCGTGAAATCCTGCAACGCCCGGTCGCCGGTTTGCTGGTGCCGGCGCCGAGTTACATCCGCCCGTCCCAGGCCGGCCTAGTGGCCTTCTTCCACTCAGTGGCCGATGCGTCCAGCGTGCCGATCATTCTGTATGACATTCCCTATCGCACCGGCGCAACCTTCGAGCAGGCCACCTTGCTGACTATCGTCACCCACCCGCGGATCTTGGCGATCAAGGACTGCGGCGGCAACCTGGGCAATACCCTGGCGCTGCTGGCCAGCGCTGAGGTGGATGTGTTGTGTGGGGAAGATGTGCAGATGTTCAACGCGCTGTGCCTCGGCGCGACCGGGGCGATTGCGGCCTCGGCACATATAAGGACGGCAGAGTTTGTAGCGTTGTGGCAGCAGGTGCGAGACAACCAACTGGCCGAGGCGCGGACGACGTTTTTCCAGTTGCTGCCATTGATCAACTCGATGTTCATGGAGCCCAATCCGGCGCCAGTGAAGGCCGCACTGGCGCTGGAGGGGTTGATCGGCCGCGAGCTGCGGGCACCTATGCAGCGAGCCAGCGACTCGGTTGTTACCCGGCTGAAGCAATTGTAGGAATGCTCTGACAGAGGCGCTCAGCGGCTATCCGATCGCTTTAGACAGCAGTTACTAATCGTTATATTTTTCCAGGGTGATTGCTCGCTATCAGACTGGCGACAGACCTGATCGGCGCGTAAGGTCGGCTGCACTTTGCGCCGCTTGGGGGGGGACTCGATGAAATCACTGCATTTACTGATGCTGCTCAGCCTGGTCGGTTGCACCGCCCACTCAGCCGTACTGCCCTCACCTGCGCCGTCGAGTTTCGAACAATACCGCCAACAAACGCTGGTGGACCTTGAGCGTGACCGACGTTTCCAAAACCCAGACCACAGGCTGGAACTGGACTGGAATGCGCCGCGCGAATGGGTCTCGCAAACGCCCAATGGCCACGGCGTGCTACTGGTGCACGGTTTGGGCGACTCACCGGGGTCCTTCAGCGACATTGGCGC
Encoded proteins:
- the dapA gene encoding 4-hydroxy-tetrahydrodipicolinate synthase, whose protein sequence is MSSFQGIWVPVVTPFHDGAIDFIGLRRLVSHLLEKHVAGIMVCTTTGEAASLSRQEQLAVLDAVLQLVPAHRVVMGLAGNNQIELLHFQREILQRPVAGLLVPAPSYIRPSQAGLVAFFHSVADASSVPIILYDIPYRTGATFEQATLLTIVTHPRILAIKDCGGNLGNTLALLASAEVDVLCGEDVQMFNALCLGATGAIAASAHIRTAEFVALWQQVRDNQLAEARTTFFQLLPLINSMFMEPNPAPVKAALALEGLIGRELRAPMQRASDSVVTRLKQL